ccgatatttcttttattagcgaaaaacacgctaaagttgttgattttcctttttggaaaccattttgttcctccaaaatgatattatgtttagttaaaaaagatgttaatcgcttgtgcagtatcttttcaaaaatttttgagataacaggaatgagtgtgattggtcgatagttgttaatatcctttttatcacccgctttgagtaaaggtgttacttttgccttttttaaatttgatgggaaagtagcttcttcaaaagatagatttattaagtaggctaggactggagctagttcttttgcacattcctttattacctttgttgctatttcatcgcagcccgtggaatttgaattattaagtgacttaataacggttattatctccatttcatcagttggcattaagaaaatatttgaattgttatgttttaatttatatgtaggttttttattttttacattttgactttgactttgtgtgactgtatttataaaataattattaaaaatagtagcaatctgagttggattatttataattttattttcatatttaatttcatcgatacttcctacattagagttagttttatttttaatcacattccacgacgctttgcatttatttttcgaataaagtatatatttgttgttactaCTTCTCTGAGCTAGGTCTATACTCTTGTTGagaatctttgaataattattaaatttgtttttgttggcaggtattttattcttataatattgataccttaattttctttttgttgcacatgatttttttatacctctggacaaccattttatttttgaatttgaaacattaattttatacttaagaagaggaaaacataatttataaaatatgattaatgtattgtaaaattcatcaaaagaTTCTTCCAATTTCTGGGCATCATACACGTCTATCCAGTTAAGACTTTTTATACAgtccttaaatttgtttatgttttgattacataaacctcttttgaaaattaacttatacgacggtgttgaattatttatttttgtcggtACTACTAAGAATTCTGCTGTGTCATGATCCGATAGGCCTAACTGACGAATCTCCCCTGTGGCATTTTCTATATTACTAACAAAGAGGTCAATACAGGATTTTTGCCGAGTAGgttcattaatatgtttaaaaaaattataatttcgcaataaatttgtaaattccagattcgttttagtattttttagagtgtcgatattaaaatcaccaacaatcacaatattactggtctcccaatatcttaatttgtgtaaaagtaaatcAAGCTTATTCAAAAATTCAGCAACGTTCGAATTCGGCGTCCTGTATagacatattacaattaatttgtgcTTTGGTATTCTCAAACCACAACATTCGAAAGAATATTCTACACATGGCTCATCCATGACATCAAATTTTACAGCCTCAATATAGTCTCTGACTAGAATGCAGACCCCACCACGCTTTTGCTTAAGGCCGGGTAGACCCAGCGAAATAGGCATTTAACGCTTACAAGAGTTGCCCGCGATTCCCGCGAAGCGAGTCGTGCGCTAATGTCGCTAGCGTCTCACAAATCACAATGTTTCGTGTAATCAGGCAGGTAGGTCAACtaaatttaatatcataatttcttttaaaaataaaatatgagatTTAACTAATTGTAAgtttgttttgtaataaataattcgtAGTAATCGAAAAAACCTAAGACATTCAATttgaatagatatattatacaataaaccctaaaaaatatttatgaatcaaTTAATTGAAATTGTAGTTTGTTGGCCGGGTGTTCCAAGTGCGAGGTCTCCACTAGTCTAAGAGCTCGCGATGAATTTTGGGAAGGTGCTATAGGCGTGTTGAAATTATGTGTTTTAGTGAAAAATACAATTTCGACAAACATCTAATCCTTACTAGAAGAACTCTCCAAAAATTGTCGCGAACTTCCCGGCTACGACTCAAATTCGAGTCGGACGTAAAGCCTGATTATTCGCGTCTCACAGTCTAAGCTAAACAGTATCAAGACAAAAAATAGGGatcgttaaaaataatacaatattgtgaacaaaaatgatttatatgcataattttgtcaaaaacaCTTTAGGTCTAAAAAATTTCTACAATTTTCTTACTTGTATGAAATAGTTTGAAGTTCCCAACATAATCAGTTTACTTTAAAAATCGTTCACATTCAATTGGCGTGTGCTTTGTCTCGGTTGTGATTCATCAGGATCAACATTTTCGTTTTCATCTTGATCATCAGGGGGAATGTTTTCGTTATTATCTTGCATGGATATCTAATGGGCATACCACGTACATTTCTGCTGTCTATGATTTCGGGTAGCAAGCATttcatgtaaaattttataaatttcggTTTCATTTTAGTTTCCCAAAATAAATCATCTTTTTCTATGAACTTTGTGTATACATTTTCATTCTCGCCTGCCCATATAGCCAAAAGACACTGTTGTCGTTCTGACACATGTAGCTGGCCTTGTATCTGATAGTACCAGTTTGAGTTTTTATTTACCGTTGcagttttagtatttatattatattttaaaatttctattttgttttcttgtATACAATTAGAAAGTCCTTTTTTGTGTGCTGTAATTGGACATTTGACTTCGACTATAGTATCTTCTCCAATTAAACCATCAGGAGTTGCCCCAATAAAAGGGTATtctttatctataaataaaccaCAGGGCtcaatgataatattttccTGCAGCTGCAACTGCAGCAAAGCTTGCTGCACATGCTCAACTCCATGCGCGATAGATGTGAGAGGggccaaattttttttgtacaataagTTTTTAACGAGGGGAGCTGTATCTAATGTGTCTTTTCTTTTACATATTGGTCCAAAGTTGGAagcagttattatattttttcttatttcgaGCCACTCGCTACTGTCTCTTTGTAATATTGTAGACCTCTCTACTTTGTGTCGATCAGATGTTAGTGTTTCCAGATTTTTGAGAAAATGTTCTTTTGATTTGTCATATTCTTTTTGCGACATATCGGGCAATGAACAAGCTGGACCATAGTCGTgttgcattttatttaaatattttagaactCTACGTTTCTTTACTGGGTGTTCCATGTTTAATTTTCGTTTTTTCGCACGTCTCTTCTCAATTTCTTCAGCTAAACCTCCGGGAGCGTTACTTGTTATAGCTTTTTGTATTGTTGATACTGCAGATTTTGTGTTAAATGAAACAACGGCTGCCGCGCATCTTCCTTGATAGCCCCCTTTTAAAGCAAAATTTATACGTTTACCTCCAGTAAGTTTTGCTATAACGCTGTTGAAGCACTCTACGGTATTTGTGTTCACGTCTTCAATCAAACTACGTGACTTTGAAGCCACGTTGGACACAATAGCGTTTATTCTAAATATAAATGTGGAATTTTCAATCTTTAGCAGTTCGCCGCCACAGTTTTTATCTTTATCACAAAAGTAATTTTGACATAGTTGATGATTCCCATAAGCATGAGATAAAGAGTTAATAATATCGTTGTGCTAAATGGATATTGCTACATTTTTAGGACTCTGCGAGGCCTTGTGATGTGTAATAGATTTCACTATTGCCTTTCgcattgtcataattttttgatTTGTGAGGGTTTTTCGGTGCGCCAATATGTATTTAGTTTCTGTGGTGACTGCTCTTAGCTTTTTGCAAAAATTGCGCAATATATGATTGCGGCACTCTAATTTTTCAACCGTCAAATTTTGACTTTCATAAGGATTTGAGATAAGTATTTTAGAGTAGGTCGAAGAATCACCATCTCCTACCATTCTGCCATATATTATACCATACATGGAAATTGAGCTTTTGAAACCTTCAACGATTATGTCGGCTTCCATTGAACTAGACGATCCctgaaaatttttgaaacacAAGTGGTCTTGTGatgcagtttttttattttcggcTCGGGCACATACGAGGCAATATTTATTTCTGACACCGAAGTACAAAACTTCACCCGTATTTCTGCCAATTATGGCTGCTGCACCTGATGAAGCTTTATAGTGTGAACCATATGACCTGGCACACCATGCTCCATCCACATAGACATCTATGACAGCATACCCGTTTTTGGTCCGGCCATCTGCTATagcaatttctttttctttattggCAGCGGCTTCCATTGTTTCACATGCAGTTTCTCCCCATttcttataaagtttattttgcatttggttaaagaattttgtagaaaatatagGAATGTTTATTGCTGAAAATAACTCTTCAATCTGAGAAAAACCTATACCACAGGCTACAACTCCAGTGGTTGCCGCTATATTAGCATCTACATGCTCGGTATCTTTGGTGTTTTCAGATGAAATAGAACAAATTTCTTTACACATattacattcaaatttaaagatTGAAATCAGTCCATGTCTTCTTTCACCAACTAAGCAGAAGTTGCTTGATTTACAATCAAATAGATCATTGTGGCGTGCTTTTTCTTggaatttttgtaaaaaataatttatatcaattattcgCCATCCTGATAAGGGTTGGAAATGGCTTTCCTTGTTATACATTTCAGTTATGAATGCGCCTTCATTTCCATCATTTTCTctgtaacaatataaaataagtttttgagATAGTATAACGTGGGACCTACAGAACTGAtgttgaaaaacaattttataaaaaatgtcatGGACTTTTAGAACTCCGTCgttattataattaggtataaaacacaattttaaatagaCAAGTCATACAAGACAAAGTTTATATACGTTGatcatgaataataataatataaaaataataatcgtaaAAACGTGTGTATTTGTTATGTCAGTACTGATAACTTACTGAGTAGTTTCAGAATGTACTATTGGTCCTTGCGCAGATAACGAAGACATTGGTAGGAGTACATCTTGTATAGTATCATAATTCGGTGTTTTCGATGTCctggaataataattatttgtttaatattaatgtttattagaTACTGcgtaaaactaattttatttttttatgcctATGACCGACAACAGAAAAAAACTTACTTATTCGCAGAGGGTTGCAAATCAACAGGCTCTAATGTTATATAAGATGCGTGAGTCTTACTAGACGTATCGTTACACggttttctgaaataaaacacTTCATTATAAtgctgtataaaaaaaataagttgctaaaaaatattcaattaatttttgcaTGAGTCGCTAAAAGACTTGCGGGGCTAGTTTCAGCGAACGGCGAAAACAATTTCAACTTGCCTAAAGAACCATCCCTAAATTCGTCGAGAACTCTCTGACTACGTCTGTTGCCATATCAATATATATCATGAGTGTTGATGTGTTCAGTGTTTCCAAAGTAAATATTCGCTATCATTGATGAATGTAATTACAAATACTGGCAGGGATATATTCTTGAAGTTCAAACACGGGCGCAGAGTTAGGTATCTTGTGCGCTTTCTAGTAGGTGCTTTCTACTATATATTCTGAGGGAGCGAGAGTGAGTGAGAAAATAAAGAGAGCACTTACTGTTcctccttgtttttttttccaacaaataaaccttttttatttCGAGTCATTTTTGAactgaaacaataaaatatagtattataaaagattGGAACCCACATCGAATGCGTTTCACTACTGgagggaaatatttttttttaatactgttACTGTGGTCAATaccaataaatgaataaaaagtaTAACTCACCATATTTCTTTCGCAATTCTTTTCGCCTTCAAATGTGACTTACacctaattttatttcttttatttgccATTCTAAAAAACAATCACAAATATACTGTCTTAAAAGTTGTAAGTacctatacaaaatatttacacaataacTAATAAGAAATATTCACATAAACTTTATccttacaaatacaataacgcAAAATAGTAAATTCACAATCTATTTTATATCGTATACTATTTACGAAACAGAAAAGAAGCGCGCGCGCACTAAATTGACACAGGTCTCACCTCGGTAACGTCCCGCGAGACACTGGCGAACGACAAACGGATCAAAAATCACTtgaataatcaataaaaaaatgtataaatgtaatgaaaaaaaacgATCAGGTAGAATCGATTCCAACATTAATAACCTATAAAgtgatattaa
This genomic window from Leptidea sinapis chromosome 34, ilLepSina1.1, whole genome shotgun sequence contains:
- the LOC126975068 gene encoding uncharacterized protein LOC126975068 isoform X2, whose translation is MTRNKKGLFVGKKNKEEQKPCNDTSSKTHASYITLEPVDLQPSANKTSKTPNYDTIQDVLLPMSSLSAQGPIVHSETTQENDGNEGAFITEMYNKESHFQPLSGWRIIDINYFLQKFQEKARHNDLFDCKSSNFCLVGERRHGLISIFKFECNMCKEICSISSENTKDTEHVDANIAATTGVVACGIGFSQIEELFSAINIPIFSTKFFNQMQNKLYKKWGETACETMEAAANKEKEIAIADGRTKNGYAVIDVYVDGAWCARSYGSHYKASSGAAAIIGRNTGEVLYFGVRNKYCLVCARAENKKTASQDHLCFKNFQGSSSSMEADIIVEGFKSSISMYGIIYGRMVGDGDSSTYSKILISNPYESQNLTVEKLECRNHILRNFCKKLRAVTTETKYILAHRKTLTNQKIMTMRKAIVKSITHHKASQSPKNVAISI